The region CAGAATCTCAGAATCTCAGAATCTCAGAATCTCAGAATCTCAGAATCTCAGAATCTCAGAATCTCAGAATCTCAGAATCTCAAAAAAAAATCAACAATCTAAAATCTAAAATTTATAAATGGGTGCTTTTGTAATTAGCAGGCGATTTAATGATGAATATAAGTTTACTTTTACTTCTCGAAAGGGAAAGGTGATATTTACTAGTTTGAGTTATGAGTTGAGGTTTGAGTGTGAAGAGGATATTGAGAAATTTAAAGCGAATATTGAGCTTGCGAAATTTTTGAAGTTTAAGGGTTCCGGAGGGAAGTATTTTTTTAAATTGATGCTTGGTGATGTTCACTTTGCTACAAGTCGAAAATATAGTACAGAATTGCTTTTGCAAAAAGGAATAAAAGAAATTGTTACTTATTCTTCGCGATCAGAGATTTTGGATTTTTCTTCGAGTGAATCGATTTTTGGTGATGATGAGGTTGAGGAGGAAATGGAGGAAGTAGCAGAATAAAAAAAAAGCGTTCGTAATTACGGACGCTTTTTTTTGTTGTTTGTGATTAATGGAAAAATTAATCATAAAAAAAAACCATCTTCTAGAGATGGTTTTAAAATCGTTAGAAACTAAGTTCTAATTATTTTTTTACTTCTTCTACTTTAGCAGCAGCAGAATCAACTTTAGCAGCAGCAGAATCAACAGTTGCAGCAGCAGAATCAACAACAGCAGCAGCTGAATCAACAGCAACAGCAGCAGAATCTACAGCAGGAGCTTCAGCAGCAGCGTCAGCTTTTTTACAAGATACAACAGTTAAAACAGCAACAACAGCTAAACTTAAAAATACTTTTTTCATCTTACTTTATTATAAAAGGTTAATTATTAATTCGTGGCAAAGATATAAATTTTTTAATACGTAAAATATTTTTTCACTTTTTTTTTAAAATATTTTCCTTACTCACGATTATCTTATTTATCAAATAATATGCCAAAATAACAAAAATATTTTATATTATCGTATGTTTTGCTTAATTTATTTTTTGTTGAAAATTCTATTGGTGTTTTGGCTCTTTTGATTGAATTTTTTATGCTTTATTTTGTTTTTTGAGCGTTTTTATGAGTAATCATATTCGTGGAGAAAAAGTTTTAGTCAGTTTAATTTTCATAAAAACGTCTTCATTTGTTTTAAGAATTAGGCTTTGAGGGGTGCGAAAACGGTTTTTACTATAGTTTCGGTTGCTCCTTTATTGTTTTGAATGAATGACTTACAAATTTTGCTTTTCTGTTCGTAGAAAGAATGATCGGAGAGTAGTTGGTTGAAAATGGTTTTTAATTCGTCTGAATTAGAGATGACAGAACACCCTTGTAATTCTACAAGAGAAACAGCTTCGGCGAAATTGGAATAATTTGGGCCAATTACAATTGGGATTCCAAATGTAGCCGGTTCTAAAATATTGTGTATCCCCGGGTTTCCAAATCCACCTCCAACATAAGCGATAGTTCCGTAACTGTAGATTTTAGTTAAGATTCCAACAGTGTCAATAATAAAGACATTGTAAGTTGACAAGTCTTTGTTTTCTTTTTCCGAAAATAAAACAGTTGCTTTTGTAATTTGCGATTTAAGGTTCGCAATTTGATCTGCTTTGATATTGTGAGGGGCAATGATAAATTTTACATTTTCAGGTGCCTGATTGATATATTCTGCAATTAAAACTTCATCTTTTGGCCAGGAGCTTCCAATTACAATTGTTTGCTGATTATTTTTAAAGTTTTCAATATAATCAAGTGAATTGTCTCTCTCTAAAATTGCAGCAACTCTGTCGAAACGCGTATCCCCGGAAACAATTACATTATTAAAACCAATGGCGCTAATTTTTTGTTTTGAGCTTTCATTTTGAACAAAGAAGTATGTGAAAGCCTTCAAAGCATTTCTGTAAAAGCCTCCGTACCATTTAAAAAACATTTGGCTGTCTCTGAAAATACCGGAAATCAAATAAGTTGGGGTTTTGCTTTTTTCTAATTCCTTTAAATAGTTTAACCAAAATTCATATTTAATAAAAAAAGCCAATTCCGGATGAACTAATTTTAAAAATCGTTTAGCATTGTTTTTAGTGTCTAAAGGAAGATAAATCGTAACATCGGCAACTGTGTTATTTTTACGCACTTCGTATCCGGAAGGTGAAAAAAAGGTTACAACTATTTTGTGTGAAGGATGTTTTTCTTTGATTTTTTCAATTACGGGAAGCCCTTGTTCATACTCACCAAGAGACGCGGCGTGAAACCAGATAGTTTTATCTCCTGCTTTTATTTTTTCTTCTAATATCGAAAAGACGTTTTTTCGGCCTTCAACAAAAAGCTTAATTTTCGGACTAAATAGCGCTGTAATTCTTAAGAAAAATCCTGCGATGTAAATGGTTAGGTTATATAAAAAAAGCATGTAATAATTTTTGTGGCTAAATTACATTTCTTTCGACTATTTTCATTGGTTTGAAGCTATTAATAACTATTTTTGTTCCTCCTTTTAGAGATTTCTGATAAAATAGAGTCTTTAATTTTAAACATTATTCAAAAATGAAAAAAATACAAATGGTTGACTTAAAAAGTCAATACGAAAAAATAAAATCTACTGTAGACGCTTCAATTCAGGAAGTTTTAGATACTAATACTTACATCAACGGACCTTTGGTTCATCAGTTTCAAAAAAATCTCGAAGATTATTTAGGTGTTAAACACGTAATACCTTGTGCCAATGGTACAGATGCTTTGCAGATTGCGATGATGGGACTGGATTTAAAACCGGGCGATGAAGTAATTACTGCCGATTTTACTTTTGCGGCTACTGTTGAGGTTATTGCGCTATTACAATTGACTCCGGTTTTGGTTGATGTTGATTTGCATAATATGAACATCGATATCGATGCGGTAAAAAAAGCAATCACCCCAAAAACAAAAGCAATTGTTCCAGTTCACTTATTTGGACGTGCAGCCAATATGGATGCCATTATGGAAATTGCCAAAGAGCATAATTTATATGTAATTGAGGATAATGCACAAGCAATTGGAGCTGATTATATTTCTAAATCGGGATCAAAAGTAAAAGTTGGAACAATTGGGCACGTTGCAGCGACTTCATTTTTTCCATCTAAAAACTTAGGTTGTTATGGAGACGGAGGAGCAATTTTTACTAATGATGATAAATTGGCTCACATTATCCGCGGAATTGTAAACCACGGAATGTACGAGCGTTACCACCATGATGTTGTCGGAGTAAATTCTCGTTTAGATAGTATTCAGGCTGGAGTTTTAAATGCAAAATTGCCTTTATTGGATGAATATAATCAAGCACGTCGTTTGGCGGCTACAAAATATAATGCTGCTTTTTCCGGACATAAAAATATTATTACTCCTGAATTTGACGGAAATGAAAATGATCATGTTTTTCATCAATATGTTTTGAGAATTATTGATGCAGATCGTAATGCTTTAATGCAGCATTTGTTGGATAAAGGAATTCCTTGTGCCATTTATTATCCAATTCCGTTGCACTCTCAAAAAGCATATTTAGATCCTCGTTATAAAGAGGAGCAATTTCCGGTAACCAATCAGTTAGTGAAAGAAGTTATTGCTTTGCCAATGCATACAGAACTTGATGATGAACAAATTAAATTTATTGCGAACTCAGTTTGGGAATTTTTAAATAAATAAAAGATGAGAAGAATAAGCTTTTTAATTTTAACGATATTTCTTCAGTTTTCTGTTTTTGCCCAAAAAGCAAATTCTAAAGAAGAGAACGCTGTCAAAAGTCAGGTTGAA is a window of Flavobacterium crocinum DNA encoding:
- a CDS encoding PG1828 family lipoprotein, translated to MKKVFLSLAVVAVLTVVSCKKADAAAEAPAVDSAAVAVDSAAAVVDSAAATVDSAAAKVDSAAAKVEEVKK
- a CDS encoding DUF1508 domain-containing protein, whose product is MGAFVISRRFNDEYKFTFTSRKGKVIFTSLSYELRFECEEDIEKFKANIELAKFLKFKGSGGKYFFKLMLGDVHFATSRKYSTELLLQKGIKEIVTYSSRSEILDFSSSESIFGDDEVEEEMEEVAE
- a CDS encoding DegT/DnrJ/EryC1/StrS family aminotransferase, coding for MKKIQMVDLKSQYEKIKSTVDASIQEVLDTNTYINGPLVHQFQKNLEDYLGVKHVIPCANGTDALQIAMMGLDLKPGDEVITADFTFAATVEVIALLQLTPVLVDVDLHNMNIDIDAVKKAITPKTKAIVPVHLFGRAANMDAIMEIAKEHNLYVIEDNAQAIGADYISKSGSKVKVGTIGHVAATSFFPSKNLGCYGDGGAIFTNDDKLAHIIRGIVNHGMYERYHHDVVGVNSRLDSIQAGVLNAKLPLLDEYNQARRLAATKYNAAFSGHKNIITPEFDGNENDHVFHQYVLRIIDADRNALMQHLLDKGIPCAIYYPIPLHSQKAYLDPRYKEEQFPVTNQLVKEVIALPMHTELDDEQIKFIANSVWEFLNK
- a CDS encoding 3-deoxy-D-manno-octulosonic acid transferase, with product MLFLYNLTIYIAGFFLRITALFSPKIKLFVEGRKNVFSILEEKIKAGDKTIWFHAASLGEYEQGLPVIEKIKEKHPSHKIVVTFFSPSGYEVRKNNTVADVTIYLPLDTKNNAKRFLKLVHPELAFFIKYEFWLNYLKELEKSKTPTYLISGIFRDSQMFFKWYGGFYRNALKAFTYFFVQNESSKQKISAIGFNNVIVSGDTRFDRVAAILERDNSLDYIENFKNNQQTIVIGSSWPKDEVLIAEYINQAPENVKFIIAPHNIKADQIANLKSQITKATVLFSEKENKDLSTYNVFIIDTVGILTKIYSYGTIAYVGGGFGNPGIHNILEPATFGIPIVIGPNYSNFAEAVSLVELQGCSVISNSDELKTIFNQLLSDHSFYEQKSKICKSFIQNNKGATETIVKTVFAPLKA